One Bermanella sp. WJH001 genomic region harbors:
- a CDS encoding ABC transporter permease subunit codes for MSTPSTPEINFDTPALRRHRKGRAIKDQLAKSGIAVGGLSIIGAVLLIFFYLLYEVAPMFVPADVEKLGQYDIPGEQSTASSPTLLLAMEEQAEVALRIQNNGDFTFFAVNDGSVIKQYRLPLKGDISAYDINTQASREMAFVNQDGDVFIAKHNYRITYPNDVRLITPKVDFPYGETPLQIFDQPTKVNNITLRDGEDALVLAAIDTDGLLHVTRFNKEVDFLSDEVVLESESISLPKISGLINQVEIDQGMKWMFVLADQRLLHVINLDRGTLEQTVALDDVGIITSLEMLLGENSLLIGTSTGQISQWFMARKDEKWRLQQVREFEMQHGEVKAISTEQRRKGFFVAGVEGQVAIFHSTAHRTLYNEKLVDSEIVNLTISPRAKDLLIETEDGKITHFKVDNEHPEISWTSMWDEVWYEGYEKPAYTWQSSSSSSDFEPKYSLVPLAFGTLKGAFYAMLLAAPLAIAGAIYTAYFMAPALRRKVKPIIELMEALPTVILGFLAGLALAPFIENNLLGIFIMMIVVPIAMLVFGFTWVNLPAKIRHAVPDGWDSILLIPVIILAVYVAIQFSPALESLFFGGSMTTWLNNDLGVSFSQRNALIVGLAMGFAVIPTIFSIAEDAIFSVPKSLSYGSLALGATPWQTMVKVVLPTASPGIFSALMIGLGRAVGETMIVLMATGNTPITDMNIFEGMRTLAANIAVEIPESEVASSHYRILFLTGFVLFLFTFVFNTAAETIRQRLRTKYGQL; via the coding sequence ATGAGTACGCCTTCGACACCAGAAATAAATTTCGATACGCCTGCCTTACGACGTCATCGTAAAGGTCGTGCGATTAAAGACCAGCTTGCAAAAAGTGGTATCGCCGTTGGTGGCTTAAGCATCATTGGTGCTGTGCTATTAATTTTCTTTTATCTACTTTATGAAGTGGCACCCATGTTTGTGCCTGCTGATGTAGAAAAACTGGGGCAGTATGACATCCCAGGTGAACAGTCGACCGCTTCATCACCTACTTTATTGTTAGCCATGGAAGAGCAAGCCGAAGTGGCATTGCGCATTCAAAATAATGGTGACTTTACATTTTTTGCCGTAAACGACGGCAGTGTCATTAAACAATACCGTTTGCCATTAAAGGGTGATATCAGCGCATACGATATCAACACTCAAGCTTCTCGTGAGATGGCCTTTGTAAATCAAGACGGCGACGTGTTTATCGCCAAGCATAATTATCGAATTACTTACCCAAATGATGTTCGCTTAATTACCCCAAAAGTGGACTTCCCATACGGCGAGACGCCATTACAAATTTTTGATCAGCCAACCAAAGTAAACAACATCACCTTACGTGATGGTGAAGATGCCTTAGTGCTTGCGGCAATAGATACAGACGGTTTATTGCATGTGACTCGCTTTAATAAAGAAGTGGATTTTTTAAGTGACGAAGTTGTTTTGGAATCTGAAAGTATTAGCTTGCCAAAAATTTCTGGATTAATTAATCAAGTAGAAATTGACCAAGGTATGAAATGGATGTTCGTACTGGCCGATCAGCGTTTATTGCATGTAATTAATCTAGATCGTGGCACGTTAGAGCAAACCGTAGCATTAGATGATGTGGGCATTATTACCAGTTTAGAAATGTTACTGGGTGAAAATTCATTATTAATTGGTACAAGTACTGGCCAAATCAGCCAATGGTTTATGGCGCGTAAAGATGAAAAATGGCGTTTACAACAAGTACGCGAATTTGAAATGCAGCACGGAGAAGTAAAAGCCATTTCAACAGAGCAACGCCGTAAAGGTTTTTTTGTGGCCGGTGTTGAAGGTCAGGTTGCTATCTTTCACAGTACTGCTCATCGCACTTTATATAATGAAAAATTAGTTGATAGTGAAATTGTAAATTTAACCATCAGCCCTCGCGCAAAAGATTTATTAATTGAAACCGAAGACGGCAAGATTACTCACTTTAAAGTGGATAACGAGCACCCAGAAATTTCTTGGACATCTATGTGGGATGAAGTGTGGTACGAAGGTTATGAAAAACCAGCATACACTTGGCAGAGCTCTTCATCGTCATCTGACTTTGAACCTAAATATTCATTAGTACCACTTGCATTTGGCACACTAAAAGGCGCGTTTTATGCCATGTTGCTGGCAGCACCGTTAGCCATTGCCGGTGCAATTTACACCGCTTATTTCATGGCACCGGCATTGCGCCGTAAAGTGAAACCCATCATCGAATTAATGGAAGCCTTACCAACAGTAATCTTAGGTTTCTTAGCGGGTTTAGCACTAGCACCCTTTATTGAAAATAATTTACTGGGCATTTTTATCATGATGATTGTTGTGCCCATTGCGATGTTGGTCTTTGGTTTTACCTGGGTGAATCTACCCGCAAAAATTCGTCATGCAGTACCTGATGGTTGGGACTCAATTTTATTAATCCCTGTGATTATTCTTGCGGTCTATGTGGCCATTCAATTTAGCCCAGCCCTTGAAAGTTTATTCTTTGGCGGCTCGATGACCACTTGGTTAAACAACGATTTAGGTGTGAGCTTTAGTCAGCGTAATGCGTTGATTGTTGGTTTGGCGATGGGTTTTGCGGTTATTCCAACTATTTTCTCTATTGCAGAAGATGCCATCTTTAGTGTGCCTAAATCATTAAGTTACGGCTCTCTTGCGTTAGGTGCGACACCTTGGCAAACCATGGTTAAAGTGGTTTTACCAACGGCAAGCCCTGGTATTTTCTCGGCGTTGATGATCGGTTTAGGTCGAGCCGTTGGTGAAACCATGATCGTATTAATGGCCACGGGTAATACACCGATTACCGATATGAATATTTTTGAAGGCATGCGTACCCTGGCTGCAAACATTGCAGTGGAAATTCCAGAATCCGAAGTGGCCAGTAGCCATTATCGAATCCTGTTCCTAACGGGTTTTGTACTGTTCTTATTTACCTTTGTATTTAACACCGCAGCTGAAACCATACGTCAGCGTTTACGCACTAAATACGGTCAGTTGTAG
- a CDS encoding phosphate ABC transporter substrate-binding protein PstS family protein, with the protein MKLTKLLASISLVASTISLPAIAAVDADIPTYAKASGVSGNVSSVGSDTLANMMTLWAEEFKRQYPNVNIQIQAAGSSTAPPALTEGTSNLGPMSRKMKDKEIESFENKFGYKPTAVPVAIDALAVFVNKDNPLKGLDMKEVDAIFSRTRKCGVAKSIDTWGDAGLTGAWSGKKVELYGRNSVSGTYGYFKKTALCKGDFKNTVKEQPGSASVVQAVSSSLNGVGYSGMGYQTSSVRAVPLSKKGGNYVSATPENAVNGSYPLSRFLYVYVNKKPNKELAPIEREFLRMILSQQGQGIVAKDGYIPLPAKVVKKTLQGLGL; encoded by the coding sequence ATGAAACTAACAAAACTACTTGCATCCATTAGCTTAGTGGCAAGCACAATCAGCTTACCAGCCATAGCCGCCGTTGATGCAGACATTCCAACTTACGCTAAAGCAAGTGGCGTATCAGGCAATGTATCAAGTGTGGGTTCTGACACCCTAGCGAACATGATGACGTTATGGGCTGAAGAATTTAAGCGTCAGTACCCTAACGTAAATATTCAAATTCAAGCGGCTGGCTCTTCAACTGCGCCACCAGCGCTAACCGAAGGTACCTCAAACCTAGGCCCAATGAGCCGTAAAATGAAAGACAAAGAGATTGAGTCTTTCGAAAATAAATTTGGTTACAAGCCAACTGCTGTACCTGTTGCTATTGATGCCCTTGCGGTATTTGTAAACAAAGATAACCCACTTAAAGGCCTAGATATGAAAGAAGTAGATGCCATCTTCTCTCGTACTCGTAAATGTGGTGTGGCTAAGTCTATTGATACTTGGGGCGATGCTGGCTTAACAGGCGCTTGGAGCGGTAAAAAAGTTGAGCTTTACGGTCGTAACTCTGTATCCGGTACTTACGGTTACTTCAAAAAGACTGCCCTTTGTAAAGGTGACTTTAAAAACACGGTGAAAGAACAACCAGGTTCTGCGTCTGTTGTGCAGGCGGTATCGTCTTCTCTAAATGGTGTAGGTTACTCTGGTATGGGTTACCAAACTTCAAGCGTACGTGCTGTGCCTTTATCTAAAAAAGGCGGTAACTATGTTTCTGCAACCCCTGAAAACGCAGTAAACGGCAGCTACCCGCTTTCTCGTTTCTTGTACGTTTATGTGAACAAAAAGCCTAATAAAGAATTGGCGCCAATTGAGCGTGAATTCCTAAGAATGATTTTGTCTCAACAAGGTCAAGGCATTGTGGCAAAAGACGGTTACATCCCACTACCTGCAAAAGTAGTTAAGAAAACGTTACAAGGATTAGGTTTGTAA
- a CDS encoding TRAP transporter small permease subunit: protein MTSIQLYIETLITRIGLATRYLGLILVINTALVVALRYLFNWSPIALQETMTYLHASLFMLGAAYTLQQDGHVRVDVFYQHMSERKQHIVNLMGTLFLLLPTCAFIFIICLPYVSSSFAMGERSIEGNGLPFLYLLKSLLLILPVLLSLQGIANLIRHGLALQQLANTQEGK from the coding sequence ATGACATCCATCCAGCTTTATATCGAAACGCTCATTACCCGCATTGGCTTGGCAACTCGCTATTTAGGGTTAATTCTTGTGATTAACACAGCACTGGTTGTGGCATTGCGTTATTTATTTAATTGGTCCCCCATCGCCCTACAAGAAACCATGACGTACCTGCATGCCAGCTTATTTATGCTGGGTGCTGCTTATACCCTGCAGCAGGACGGCCATGTGCGCGTGGATGTTTTTTATCAGCACATGAGTGAACGAAAACAACACATAGTAAACTTAATGGGTACCCTATTTTTACTGCTGCCAACGTGTGCCTTTATTTTTATTATTTGTTTGCCTTATGTCAGCAGCAGCTTTGCCATGGGCGAGCGCAGCATCGAAGGCAATGGCCTACCTTTTTTATACCTGCTTAAAAGCCTGTTATTAATACTGCCTGTTTTATTAAGCCTACAAGGTATTGCCAACCTTATTCGTCACGGTCTCGCCTTACAGCAACTGGCCAACACACAGGAGGGCAAATAA
- a CDS encoding TRAP transporter large permease subunit, whose amino-acid sequence MEFMPFIMFIAVCAVLMLGYPVAFTLSGVALMFALLGTVTGQFDGAFLEALPNRLFGIMSNQLLIAVPLFVFMGIMLEKSKIAENLLKTMGGLFGSMRGGLAISVILVGMLLAASTGIIGATVVTMGVITLPTMLKNNYSPALATGTICATGTLGQIIPPSMALILLADVLSSAYQQAQLKMGIFSPETISVADLFMGALIPGLILVAAYIIYVLVLAWLKPETAPAMAQTDDNASWMQAIKQMAPPLLLIIAVLGSILSGIATPTEAAGVGAIGATLLAFLNNSLSMKQLKETMDGTLNVSAMVFMIFFGAAVFSLVFRGYGGDELVEGFFQDMPGGVIGATIVVMVVIFFLGFILDFIEITFVVVPIVAPALLAMGLDPVWLGIMIAINLQTSFLTPPFGFALFYLRGVAGDAVKSLDIYKGVMPFIVIQLLVLILLACIPELATWLPDQIYN is encoded by the coding sequence ATGGAATTCATGCCTTTTATTATGTTCATCGCCGTATGCGCCGTATTAATGCTGGGTTACCCAGTGGCGTTTACCTTATCGGGCGTGGCTTTAATGTTTGCCTTACTAGGCACCGTCACTGGGCAGTTTGACGGTGCTTTTTTAGAAGCCCTGCCCAACCGCTTGTTTGGCATTATGAGCAACCAGCTACTCATTGCAGTACCTCTGTTTGTGTTCATGGGCATCATGCTAGAAAAGAGCAAGATCGCTGAGAACCTGCTTAAAACCATGGGCGGCTTGTTTGGGTCAATGCGCGGTGGTTTGGCCATCTCTGTTATTTTGGTGGGCATGCTGCTGGCCGCCAGCACCGGCATCATAGGTGCCACCGTTGTCACCATGGGGGTGATTACACTGCCCACCATGCTAAAAAACAATTACAGCCCAGCGTTAGCCACTGGCACCATTTGCGCCACGGGTACACTGGGGCAAATCATCCCACCTTCTATGGCCCTTATTTTATTGGCTGACGTGCTTTCTAGTGCGTACCAACAAGCCCAATTAAAAATGGGCATATTCAGCCCAGAGACCATCTCGGTGGCTGACTTATTTATGGGTGCATTGATTCCAGGTTTGATTTTGGTTGCGGCGTATATCATTTATGTATTGGTACTAGCATGGTTAAAACCAGAAACCGCACCGGCCATGGCGCAAACCGATGACAACGCCAGCTGGATGCAAGCCATTAAACAAATGGCCCCACCGTTACTGCTCATTATCGCCGTACTGGGTAGCATTTTGAGTGGCATTGCTACCCCGACAGAAGCCGCGGGGGTAGGGGCCATTGGTGCAACCTTGTTGGCATTTTTAAACAACAGCCTGAGCATGAAACAGCTAAAAGAAACCATGGATGGCACCTTAAATGTGAGCGCCATGGTGTTTATGATTTTCTTTGGTGCGGCGGTATTCTCGTTAGTGTTCCGTGGTTATGGTGGTGATGAATTAGTTGAAGGCTTTTTCCAAGACATGCCTGGTGGCGTGATTGGTGCCACCATTGTGGTGATGGTGGTGATCTTTTTCTTAGGTTTTATTTTAGACTTTATCGAAATCACTTTCGTAGTGGTGCCCATTGTAGCCCCAGCCTTGCTGGCCATGGGCTTAGACCCTGTTTGGTTAGGCATTATGATTGCCATTAATTTGCAAACCAGCTTCTTAACGCCGCCTTTTGGTTTTGCCTTGTTCTACTTAAGAGGCGTCGCCGGTGACGCTGTTAAGAGCTTGGATATTTATAAAGGGGTGATGCCATTTATTGTTATTCAACTATTGGTTCTAATATTGCTAGCTTGTATACCAGAGCTGGCCACTTGGTTGCCTGATCAAATTTATAATTAA
- a CDS encoding acyl-CoA thioesterase — protein MTDYTEDAPLPNGRLTLRIIPTQADCNANGDVSGGWVLGKMDAAAEDTARMISKGRVTMVASEGTAFLSPVKSGNAICCYTKVKEIGRTSIHVQVEVWSQNTYYDELTKVCDSTFVYVAMDDNGRIRQVPQD, from the coding sequence ATGACTGACTACACCGAAGACGCACCGCTTCCAAACGGCAGATTGACCCTGCGCATTATTCCCACCCAAGCCGATTGCAATGCCAATGGCGATGTTTCTGGTGGCTGGGTTTTAGGCAAAATGGACGCCGCCGCAGAAGATACCGCCCGCATGATTTCCAAAGGCCGTGTCACCATGGTGGCCAGTGAAGGCACCGCATTTTTATCCCCAGTAAAATCCGGCAACGCCATTTGTTGTTATACCAAGGTAAAAGAAATTGGCCGCACTTCGATTCATGTGCAAGTAGAGGTGTGGAGTCAAAACACCTATTACGATGAGCTCACCAAGGTATGTGATTCAACGTTTGTATATGTGGCTATGGATGATAATGGACGTATCAGGCAGGTGCCGCAGGATTGA
- the dctP gene encoding TRAP transporter substrate-binding protein DctP, which produces MKLILMGVLAILLSACGEKANETATKNAEPQQTFEWKMVTSWPKNFPGLGTGPEKFANMVDEMSAGRLKIKVYGAGQLVPALEVFDAVSRGTAQMGHSGAYYWKGKAPAAQFFTSVPFGLTAQEMHGWIHYGGGMELWQEVYAPFNLIPLAGGNTGVQMGGWFNKEINNLKDLDGLKMRMPGLGGEVLQRAGGTPVTLPGAELFTALQTGAIDATEWVGPYNDLAFGLYKAAKFYYYPGWHEPGSMMEYTVNKAAFEALPKDLQAIVKVASRAANQDMLDEYTSRNNQALQELVKKHGVEVRAYPDDVLQKLKGLSVEVLEELAAKDPMSKKVYESFKAYRDNVVQYHKISEQAYLNARSQ; this is translated from the coding sequence ATGAAATTAATTTTGATGGGTGTATTAGCAATCTTGCTAAGCGCCTGCGGTGAAAAAGCCAACGAAACCGCAACAAAAAATGCAGAGCCACAACAAACCTTTGAATGGAAAATGGTGACCAGCTGGCCAAAGAACTTCCCAGGTTTAGGCACCGGCCCAGAAAAATTTGCCAACATGGTAGATGAAATGTCTGCTGGGCGTTTAAAAATCAAAGTCTATGGTGCAGGGCAACTGGTGCCAGCACTTGAAGTGTTTGATGCGGTGTCTCGTGGCACCGCACAAATGGGTCACAGCGGCGCTTATTACTGGAAAGGCAAAGCGCCTGCTGCGCAATTTTTTACATCGGTACCGTTTGGTTTAACCGCACAAGAAATGCATGGTTGGATTCATTACGGTGGCGGCATGGAATTATGGCAAGAAGTGTACGCACCATTTAATTTAATCCCGTTAGCCGGTGGTAACACAGGTGTGCAAATGGGTGGTTGGTTTAATAAAGAAATTAATAACCTAAAAGATTTAGACGGTTTAAAAATGCGTATGCCTGGTTTAGGTGGTGAAGTATTGCAACGTGCAGGTGGCACACCGGTAACATTACCCGGTGCTGAATTATTTACTGCACTACAAACTGGCGCCATCGATGCCACCGAATGGGTGGGCCCATACAATGACTTAGCATTTGGTTTGTATAAAGCGGCAAAATTTTATTATTACCCAGGCTGGCATGAGCCGGGTTCTATGATGGAATACACAGTCAACAAAGCAGCATTTGAAGCTTTACCAAAAGATTTACAAGCCATTGTTAAAGTAGCTTCTCGCGCCGCCAATCAAGACATGTTAGATGAATACACCTCACGTAATAACCAAGCCCTACAAGAGCTCGTTAAAAAACACGGTGTTGAAGTACGTGCCTACCCAGATGATGTATTACAAAAATTAAAAGGTTTATCGGTTGAGGTGTTAGAAGAGCTGGCCGCTAAAGACCCAATGAGCAAAAAAGTGTATGAGTCGTTTAAGGCTTATAGAGATAATGTGGTGCAGTATCACAAAATTTCTGAGCAAGCGTATTTGAATGCGCGCAGCCAGTAA
- the uvrD gene encoding DNA helicase II, producing the protein MDVTELLDGLNPEQREAVASPLNHQLVLAGAGSGKTRVLVHRIAWLMQIEHISPGSILAVTFTNKAAKEMRHRVEELTGISPRHLWIGTFHSLAHRLLRTHWKQANLPENFQVIDSDDQLRLIKRIVRSLNIDENTYQPKQAQWYINEQKDEGLRAAHIQPFNDEWAQTMVTIYGAYEEACQRAGMVDFAELLLRAHELWLNQPAVLAQYQNRFRYILVDEFQDTNSIQYAWLRVLAGNVVPVMAVGDDDQSIYGWRGARIENIQQFTKDFAGAQQIKLEQNYRSTSNILNAANAVIDNNPSRLGKKLWTNGEAGELISLYSAFNEQDEARFICDEIESWKKANPTKRYENCAILYRSNAQSRVIEEAFIRANLPYRIYGGQRFYDRLEIKNAMAYLRLLQNRHDDAALERVINVPARAIGEKTVQQLRSFAREHGTSLWQALEQSIRQKLLTPRAVTSLSKFEELLDEMEVSTQNIELYEQVDHVIQHSGLIEHHQKEKGEKAQARLENLDELVTAAKSFDPEAMQEIPAEGEEAVLYSSPMAAFIDQAALDAGDSQADEFEDSVQMMTLHSAKGLEFPLVFLAGVEEGLFPHKMSADDPNRLEEERRLCYVGITRAMEKLVMTYAESRRLHGQETFNSPSRFIREIPKEFLQEVRLKSTVKKPVSNYFSTQSAKEATGLNIGQRVWHDKFGEGVVLDMEGQGPQTRLQVSFDFDGTKWLVSAYANLRPMDD; encoded by the coding sequence ATGGACGTTACCGAACTTTTAGATGGGTTAAACCCAGAACAGCGCGAAGCGGTTGCTTCACCACTTAATCACCAATTGGTTTTGGCCGGTGCCGGCTCGGGTAAAACCCGCGTACTGGTGCACCGTATTGCGTGGTTGATGCAAATCGAACACATCAGCCCAGGTTCGATTTTAGCGGTAACCTTTACCAATAAAGCCGCTAAAGAAATGCGCCACCGTGTTGAAGAATTAACGGGGATCAGTCCGCGTCATTTATGGATTGGCACCTTTCACTCGTTGGCCCACCGTTTATTGCGCACCCATTGGAAACAAGCCAACCTGCCTGAAAACTTCCAAGTCATCGACAGTGACGACCAACTGCGTTTAATTAAACGTATCGTGCGTTCATTGAACATAGATGAAAACACCTATCAGCCAAAACAAGCACAGTGGTATATCAACGAACAAAAAGATGAAGGTTTACGCGCTGCCCATATTCAGCCGTTTAATGACGAATGGGCACAAACCATGGTTACGATTTATGGTGCCTATGAAGAAGCTTGCCAGCGAGCAGGCATGGTGGATTTTGCCGAATTATTATTACGCGCCCACGAACTTTGGTTAAACCAACCAGCGGTGTTAGCGCAATATCAAAATCGTTTTCGTTATATCTTGGTGGACGAGTTTCAAGATACCAACAGCATCCAATATGCTTGGCTGCGTGTGCTGGCTGGGAATGTGGTGCCTGTCATGGCGGTGGGTGATGACGACCAATCTATTTATGGTTGGCGAGGTGCGCGAATTGAAAATATTCAGCAATTCACCAAAGACTTTGCCGGTGCCCAGCAAATTAAACTTGAGCAAAACTATCGCAGTACCAGCAATATACTAAATGCAGCCAACGCGGTCATTGATAACAACCCATCACGTTTAGGCAAAAAATTATGGACTAACGGTGAAGCGGGTGAGCTGATCTCTCTTTACAGCGCGTTTAACGAACAAGACGAAGCCCGTTTTATTTGTGATGAAATCGAAAGCTGGAAAAAAGCCAACCCTACTAAACGTTATGAAAACTGTGCCATTTTATATCGCTCTAATGCCCAGTCACGTGTCATTGAAGAAGCCTTTATTCGCGCTAATTTACCCTACCGAATTTACGGTGGGCAACGCTTTTATGATCGCTTAGAAATTAAAAACGCCATGGCCTATTTAAGGTTGCTGCAAAATCGTCATGATGATGCTGCATTAGAACGGGTTATTAATGTACCGGCACGTGCCATTGGTGAAAAAACCGTACAACAGTTGCGCTCGTTTGCCCGTGAACACGGTACCTCACTCTGGCAAGCCCTAGAGCAAAGCATTCGTCAAAAACTCTTAACCCCGCGGGCGGTTACCTCGTTAAGTAAATTTGAAGAATTGCTTGATGAAATGGAAGTAAGCACACAAAACATTGAGCTATATGAACAAGTGGATCATGTGATTCAACACAGTGGTTTGATCGAACATCATCAAAAAGAAAAAGGTGAAAAAGCCCAAGCCCGTTTAGAAAACTTAGACGAATTGGTAACCGCCGCTAAAAGCTTTGACCCAGAAGCCATGCAAGAAATTCCCGCAGAAGGTGAAGAGGCGGTTTTGTATTCGTCACCCATGGCCGCGTTTATCGATCAAGCGGCACTTGATGCTGGTGACTCACAAGCGGATGAATTTGAAGACAGTGTACAAATGATGACGCTGCACAGTGCCAAAGGTTTGGAATTCCCACTGGTGTTTTTAGCGGGTGTGGAAGAAGGTTTATTCCCCCATAAAATGTCAGCGGATGATCCAAACCGTTTAGAAGAAGAGCGCCGCTTATGTTATGTGGGCATTACTCGCGCCATGGAAAAATTAGTGATGACCTACGCCGAAAGCAGACGTTTACACGGCCAAGAAACCTTTAACTCACCATCGCGTTTTATTCGTGAAATTCCAAAAGAATTTCTACAAGAAGTGCGTTTAAAAAGCACAGTTAAAAAACCAGTATCTAATTATTTCAGCACCCAAAGTGCCAAAGAAGCCACAGGTTTAAATATTGGTCAGCGCGTGTGGCACGATAAATTTGGTGAAGGGGTTGTGTTAGATATGGAAGGGCAAGGGCCACAAACTCGCTTGCAAGTGTCCTTTGATTTTGATGGGACCAAGTGGCTAGTATCGGCGTATGCAAACCTAAGACCCATGGATGACTAA
- a CDS encoding SIS domain-containing protein, whose translation MPHQNPFIDQIRQAIPKMRKSEVKVAQYVLNNVEAVIHMRIVDLAQEAMVSEPTIVRFCRALDLNGFQAFKVRMAQSNTVHHSLGQFAIAEDDTSSDIIKKIFDTSINQIITTRNFLDSAQVAAAVDALNKAKRVEFYGFGASGAVAMDAMHKFFRLQFSTVAYSDPHMQCMSAVTLQKDDVVVAISQSGRTKDLLHSMEIARQQGVHVISLSPPNTPVSDLADLPIHVDIKEDTDVFTPMTSRIAHLLVIDCLAVGVAQRKGPDFDEHLAKVKKSISSLRHNEKSNK comes from the coding sequence GTGCCCCATCAAAACCCCTTTATTGATCAAATTCGTCAAGCCATACCCAAGATGCGTAAATCAGAGGTTAAGGTTGCGCAGTACGTGCTCAATAATGTGGAAGCTGTGATTCACATGCGCATTGTGGATTTAGCTCAAGAAGCCATGGTGAGTGAGCCAACCATTGTGCGATTTTGTCGTGCATTGGATTTAAACGGCTTTCAAGCGTTTAAAGTGCGTATGGCGCAAAGTAATACAGTGCATCACAGCCTTGGTCAATTTGCCATTGCCGAAGATGACACTAGCTCAGACATCATCAAAAAAATCTTCGACACCAGTATTAATCAAATCATCACTACGCGTAATTTTTTAGATTCTGCCCAAGTAGCCGCAGCAGTGGATGCATTAAATAAAGCCAAGCGAGTTGAATTTTATGGTTTTGGCGCATCGGGTGCCGTTGCCATGGACGCCATGCATAAGTTTTTTCGTTTGCAGTTTTCTACCGTGGCTTATTCTGACCCTCACATGCAATGCATGTCAGCGGTGACATTACAAAAAGACGATGTGGTAGTAGCCATTAGTCAAAGCGGGCGCACCAAAGATTTACTGCATTCAATGGAAATCGCCAGACAGCAAGGGGTTCATGTGATTAGTTTATCACCACCCAATACTCCTGTGAGTGATCTGGCTGACTTACCCATTCATGTGGATATCAAAGAAGATACCGATGTATTTACCCCGATGACATCTCGCATTGCGCACTTGTTAGTGATCGATTGTTTAGCGGTAGGTGTGGCTCAACGCAAAGGGCCTGACTTTGATGAACACTTAGCAAAAGTGAAAAAAAGCATCAGTTCTTTGCGTCACAATGAAAAATCGAACAAATAA
- a CDS encoding PA3496 family putative envelope integrity protein produces MEAAEIIKDQASEELVNFDKKGNIVVCKKTEASAKLVARRAIEAHLERKNMQLDDYWDMDD; encoded by the coding sequence ATGGAAGCAGCTGAAATCATCAAAGACCAAGCAAGCGAAGAGTTGGTTAATTTTGATAAAAAGGGGAACATCGTTGTCTGCAAAAAAACCGAAGCTTCGGCTAAGTTAGTTGCACGACGAGCCATTGAAGCTCACCTTGAGCGCAAGAATATGCAGCTCGACGATTATTGGGATATGGACGACTAA
- the aroE gene encoding shikimate dehydrogenase, with protein MTDLYAVMGNPINHSKSPSIHAQFAEQAKQDLVYSAMLVPKEGFEPAVKDFFKGSGKGLNITVPFKEQAFQLATALTPRAQTAQAVNTLVLQEDGSILGDNTDGAGLVRDLVMNQHVEITGKRILVIGAGGAVRGILQPFLEQDPEHIVIVNRTFEKAQLLADSFKDLGSIEAKAFDELTEAFDVIINGTSASLAGELPPLPESVVATHTAVYDMMYAKELTPFLVWAQNLGANKIIDGLGMLVEQAAVSFEIWRGVKPDSVSVLSSMRKQLQGM; from the coding sequence GTGACCGACTTATATGCGGTAATGGGTAATCCCATTAATCATAGTAAAAGCCCGAGCATTCATGCTCAGTTTGCCGAACAGGCAAAACAAGACTTAGTTTACAGTGCCATGCTGGTGCCAAAAGAAGGGTTTGAGCCTGCGGTAAAAGATTTTTTCAAAGGCTCAGGCAAAGGTCTCAACATCACTGTGCCATTTAAAGAGCAAGCATTTCAGCTAGCCACAGCCTTAACGCCAAGAGCCCAAACCGCGCAAGCAGTGAACACGCTTGTATTGCAAGAAGACGGCAGCATATTGGGCGATAACACCGACGGTGCTGGATTGGTTCGTGACCTTGTGATGAATCAGCATGTTGAAATCACAGGTAAGCGTATCTTGGTCATCGGTGCCGGTGGTGCGGTACGTGGGATTTTACAGCCGTTTTTAGAGCAAGACCCTGAACACATTGTGATTGTTAACCGCACATTTGAGAAAGCACAACTACTTGCAGATAGTTTTAAAGACTTGGGCAGTATTGAAGCAAAAGCGTTTGATGAGCTGACAGAAGCATTTGATGTGATCATCAATGGCACGTCTGCCAGCTTAGCCGGTGAATTACCGCCATTGCCTGAATCTGTTGTGGCGACACATACCGCGGTATACGACATGATGTACGCAAAAGAACTGACCCCGTTTTTGGTTTGGGCACAAAACTTAGGCGCGAACAAAATCATCGATGGCTTAGGAATGCTGGTTGAGCAGGCGGCCGTGAGTTTCGAGATTTGGCGCGGGGTGAAACCCGATAGTGTTTCTGTGTTATCAAGTATGCGTAAACAGTTGCAAGGGATGTAA